The Agromyces mangrovi genome contains a region encoding:
- a CDS encoding SulP family inorganic anion transporter has product MTEDPQPSRRQSSPWGRFRRLFRRETLGKDAVAGVVLGVESVPDGLASGLLAGVNPVAGLYGYLFGMLGAAFFTSSAFMAVQATGAMALVVADTELAARPDPDRALFTLAMLAGVVMILAGVLKAGRLLRFVPTSVMTGFVTAVGVNIVLGQLSNLTGYESDAANRVTRALDLVVHVWQVDLPTTVVGIVTIGLIVWLTRTRLASFGLVVAVVVGSVLAWASTELLGWSVATISSIADVPDGLPAPALPSLEDIAFLAVPAISLAFVGLIQGAAVSAGVPNPDGRPADPSRDFIGQGIGNIVAGLFRGMPVGGSMSASALVSAAGARTRLALVFASGVMAAVILFASGLVAYVAMPSLAALLIVVGIGAVKPASIHSVVRIGVLQTTVMIVTFGLTLLIPLQFAVLVGVGLGIVLFVVQQSNRIRVRRIVIEAGGRMRELDPLDEVPAREVVMLQPYGSLFFASAPVFESRLPRVTPDSRGSVVVLRLRGVDQLGISLVEVLRRYAGELDARGSALRLVAGSDQVVSQLREGGVTAIVGEDGVYRGTAWLGETLRAAHEDALRWVDARSAA; this is encoded by the coding sequence GTGACGGAAGACCCCCAACCCTCTCGGCGGCAGAGTTCGCCGTGGGGTCGGTTCCGACGGCTCTTTCGACGCGAGACCCTCGGGAAGGACGCTGTCGCCGGCGTCGTGCTGGGAGTCGAGAGCGTGCCCGATGGGCTCGCGAGCGGGCTTCTCGCCGGGGTGAACCCGGTGGCCGGGCTCTACGGCTATCTGTTCGGGATGCTCGGGGCGGCGTTCTTCACGAGCAGCGCCTTCATGGCGGTGCAGGCGACCGGCGCCATGGCGCTCGTCGTCGCCGACACCGAACTCGCTGCACGTCCTGACCCCGACCGTGCGCTGTTCACCCTCGCGATGCTCGCCGGTGTCGTCATGATCCTTGCCGGGGTGCTGAAGGCAGGTCGGCTGCTGCGCTTCGTTCCCACCTCCGTCATGACGGGATTCGTCACTGCCGTGGGCGTCAACATCGTGCTCGGGCAACTGTCGAATCTCACCGGATACGAGAGCGATGCCGCCAACCGGGTCACCCGTGCGCTCGACCTGGTCGTGCACGTGTGGCAGGTCGATCTCCCGACGACGGTCGTCGGCATCGTCACCATCGGTCTCATCGTGTGGCTCACCCGCACCCGCCTGGCGTCGTTCGGTCTGGTGGTCGCGGTCGTCGTCGGCTCGGTACTCGCGTGGGCGAGCACCGAGCTGCTCGGGTGGTCGGTCGCGACGATCAGCAGCATCGCGGACGTGCCCGACGGCCTCCCGGCGCCCGCCCTGCCGTCGCTCGAGGACATCGCCTTCCTCGCGGTTCCCGCCATCTCTCTCGCGTTCGTCGGCCTGATCCAGGGCGCGGCGGTCTCCGCCGGCGTCCCGAACCCCGACGGTCGGCCTGCCGACCCATCCCGTGACTTCATCGGACAGGGCATCGGCAACATCGTTGCGGGCCTCTTCCGCGGCATGCCCGTCGGGGGATCGATGTCCGCCTCCGCCCTCGTCTCCGCCGCCGGTGCCCGGACACGTCTCGCGCTCGTATTCGCCAGTGGCGTGATGGCGGCGGTGATCCTCTTCGCCTCGGGCCTCGTCGCCTACGTGGCGATGCCCTCACTCGCCGCGCTGCTCATCGTGGTCGGGATCGGCGCGGTGAAGCCGGCGAGCATCCACTCCGTCGTCCGCATCGGAGTGCTGCAGACCACGGTGATGATCGTGACGTTCGGACTGACGCTGCTGATCCCATTGCAGTTCGCGGTGCTCGTCGGGGTCGGCCTGGGCATCGTGCTCTTCGTCGTGCAGCAGTCCAACAGGATCAGGGTGCGTCGGATCGTGATCGAAGCAGGCGGTCGGATGCGAGAGCTGGATCCACTCGACGAGGTTCCCGCTCGAGAGGTGGTCATGCTCCAGCCGTACGGCAGTCTGTTCTTCGCGAGCGCACCGGTGTTCGAGTCGCGCCTGCCGCGCGTGACCCCGGATTCGCGCGGATCCGTGGTGGTGTTGCGCCTTCGCGGAGTGGACCAGTTGGGCATCTCGCTCGTCGAGGTGCTTCGCCGCTACGCCGGTGAACTCGACGCCCGCGGCAGCGCGCTGCGCCTGGTGGCGGGCAGCGATCAGGTGGTCTCTCAGCTCAGAGAGGGTGGTGTCACTGCGATCGTCGGTGAGGACGGTGTCTATCGGGGCACCGCGTGGCTCGGCGAGACCCTCCGCGCAGCTCATGAAGATGCGCTGCGATGGGTGGACGCCCGCTCGGCAGCCTAG
- a CDS encoding bile acid:sodium symporter family protein: MDVISALFNIVLMVFIVTTMLTAGFNTTLTQLRTVLSQIWLVVLVLAVGFLIRPLLGWGAAEVFGLAIPAYIAMVLVWCCPGAPFGAKLVMTARADLQSGAVLQVLMAALGSLTFAPTANLIIGAAGLGDDVTLPVGELILTVAVLQLLPFVIGVLVRHWTPDRASEWVASTAKISNLTFLLVLSGALLGSWQSVIDLLGSFVILAAALTSVVVIAIGYAVSVGKTRTRWATALIQPCSNSGPAFAAVAIAFDNDPAILGALTGILLLQIVVGLPTASFVGRKAAPTAA, encoded by the coding sequence ATGGATGTCATCTCCGCGTTGTTCAACATCGTCCTGATGGTGTTCATCGTCACCACGATGCTGACCGCCGGGTTCAACACGACGCTCACCCAGCTGCGCACGGTGCTCTCGCAGATCTGGCTGGTCGTCCTCGTGCTCGCGGTCGGCTTCCTCATCCGGCCTCTGCTCGGCTGGGGAGCCGCGGAGGTGTTCGGGCTGGCGATCCCCGCCTACATCGCGATGGTGCTGGTGTGGTGCTGCCCCGGTGCACCGTTCGGCGCCAAGCTGGTGATGACCGCGAGGGCGGACTTACAGAGCGGAGCCGTGCTTCAGGTGCTCATGGCCGCCCTCGGATCGCTCACCTTCGCCCCGACCGCGAACCTCATCATCGGCGCGGCCGGCCTGGGCGACGATGTGACGCTCCCCGTAGGGGAGCTCATCCTGACCGTCGCGGTGCTGCAGCTCCTGCCGTTCGTGATCGGCGTGCTCGTGCGCCACTGGACCCCCGACCGGGCGAGCGAGTGGGTCGCATCCACCGCCAAGATCTCGAACCTCACCTTCCTGCTCGTGCTCTCAGGCGCGCTGCTGGGAAGCTGGCAATCCGTCATCGATCTGCTCGGATCGTTCGTGATCCTCGCCGCCGCACTCACGTCCGTCGTCGTCATCGCCATCGGGTACGCCGTCTCCGTCGGCAAAACACGGACCAGGTGGGCCACCGCGCTCATCCAGCCGTGCTCGAACTCCGGGCCGGCATTCGCCGCTGTCGCCATCGCGTTCGACAACGACCCCGCCATCCTGGGCGCACTCACCGGCATCCTGCTGTTGCAGATCGTCGTGGGCCTTCCGACTGCCTCGTTCGTCGGCCGGAAGGCTGCGCCGACGGCGGCCTAG
- a CDS encoding sulfatase-like hydrolase/transferase: MADRPNILFVHVDNVSTGDFGCYGGGITIGATTPNIDRFAGGGLQFTNYNVEAQCTPTRSALMTARHSTRTGCTSALPGSGLVAWEVTLAEPLKALGYRNAILGKWHCGAEPGRYPTDHGFDYWYGIEGTWDEAMWPDDKFFKASGLEPSYVVESQASGDLTHVKVLDREVRRDIDLDFLERARTWMTEARDADEPFFLYFNHSTVHFPTLARDEFIDSSDGGEVADCIQMLDADFGTLLGYLDELGIREDTIVIFAGDNGRDTTFHAPNNQGSEGNWRGGYFSTYEGNNRTVCLMQWPGRIRDGRTDEMFHVVDWFPTLFSLLGEPGSVPADRVLDGVDQAGFLRGETDHSNREHFLMFFDELQVGMRWRNFKVLTHRVANGAAPIEQLATPHVYNLTVNPDENTPYNYGEVHSWVLYKVFARIAGEYRASLEGDAVPKGAPVDYVPGHRD; encoded by the coding sequence ATGGCCGATCGTCCGAACATCCTCTTCGTTCACGTCGACAACGTCAGCACCGGGGACTTCGGCTGCTACGGGGGCGGCATCACGATCGGTGCGACGACCCCGAACATCGACCGGTTCGCCGGCGGCGGGTTGCAGTTCACGAACTACAACGTCGAAGCCCAGTGCACCCCGACGCGGTCCGCCCTCATGACGGCGCGGCACTCCACGCGCACGGGATGCACATCCGCGCTTCCCGGCAGCGGGCTCGTGGCGTGGGAGGTGACGCTTGCCGAGCCGCTGAAGGCACTCGGCTACCGCAATGCCATCCTCGGCAAGTGGCACTGCGGTGCGGAGCCCGGGCGGTACCCGACCGACCACGGCTTCGACTACTGGTACGGCATCGAGGGCACCTGGGACGAGGCGATGTGGCCCGACGACAAGTTCTTCAAGGCGTCGGGGCTCGAGCCTTCGTACGTGGTCGAGTCGCAGGCATCCGGGGATCTCACGCACGTCAAGGTGCTCGATCGTGAGGTCCGTCGCGACATCGACCTCGACTTCCTCGAACGGGCGCGGACGTGGATGACCGAGGCTCGCGACGCGGATGAACCGTTCTTCCTCTACTTCAACCACTCGACCGTGCACTTCCCCACGCTCGCCCGTGACGAGTTCATCGACTCGTCGGACGGTGGCGAGGTCGCCGACTGCATCCAGATGCTCGACGCGGACTTCGGCACGCTCCTCGGCTATCTCGACGAGCTCGGCATCCGGGAGGACACGATCGTGATCTTCGCCGGCGACAACGGCAGGGACACCACCTTCCACGCCCCGAACAACCAAGGCTCCGAGGGGAACTGGCGTGGCGGCTACTTCTCCACGTACGAGGGGAACAATCGCACGGTCTGCCTCATGCAGTGGCCCGGGCGCATCCGCGACGGCCGCACCGATGAGATGTTCCACGTCGTCGACTGGTTTCCCACGCTCTTCTCATTGCTGGGCGAGCCTGGCTCCGTGCCCGCCGACCGGGTGCTCGATGGGGTCGACCAGGCCGGCTTCCTGCGCGGTGAGACGGATCACTCGAACCGCGAGCATTTCCTGATGTTCTTCGACGAGCTGCAGGTGGGCATGCGGTGGCGGAACTTCAAGGTCCTCACCCATCGCGTCGCGAACGGCGCCGCACCCATCGAGCAGCTCGCAACGCCTCACGTGTACAACCTCACGGTCAACCCCGATGAGAACACCCCGTACAACTACGGCGAGGTGCACAGTTGGGTGCTCTACAAGGTGTTCGCCCGCATCGCGGGCGAGTACCGCGCCTCCCTCGAAGGGGATGCCGTGCCCAAAGGCGCGCCCGTCGACTACGTGCCCGGGCATCGCGACTGA
- a CDS encoding aldo/keto reductase has translation MHLTLNNGVVMPALGFGVFQTPPDETIEAVRTALETGYRHIDTAAAYANEREVGEGLRRSGVPRDDVFIETKVWISDFGYDETLHAFDKSAGKLGVDTLDLFILHQALPSRFDLTVGAYRALEQLLADGRVRAIGVSNFMPDHFARLLAETSIVPAVNQVEVHPYFQQREVQASDAAAGTITQAWSPIGGITAYREGGASAFDDPVLGGIADAHGKTRAQVMLRWHLQQGRSAIPKSVRQERIRENFDVFEFVLAGEELAAIDALDTGERRGPAPEVITLETFGREIPEA, from the coding sequence ATGCACCTCACCCTCAACAACGGCGTCGTGATGCCGGCCCTCGGCTTCGGCGTCTTCCAGACGCCGCCCGACGAGACGATCGAAGCCGTGCGCACGGCGCTCGAGACCGGCTATCGCCACATCGACACGGCGGCGGCGTACGCCAACGAGCGCGAGGTCGGCGAGGGCCTCCGCCGGTCGGGCGTGCCGCGCGACGACGTGTTCATCGAGACGAAGGTCTGGATCAGCGACTTCGGCTACGACGAGACGCTGCACGCGTTCGACAAGAGCGCCGGCAAGCTCGGCGTGGACACGCTCGACCTGTTCATCCTGCACCAGGCGCTGCCGTCGCGGTTCGACCTCACCGTCGGCGCCTACCGCGCGCTCGAGCAGCTGCTCGCCGACGGGCGGGTCCGGGCGATCGGCGTCAGCAACTTCATGCCCGACCACTTCGCGCGCCTCCTGGCGGAGACCTCGATCGTGCCCGCGGTGAACCAGGTCGAGGTGCACCCGTACTTCCAGCAGCGGGAGGTGCAGGCATCGGATGCCGCGGCCGGCACGATCACGCAGGCGTGGTCGCCCATCGGCGGCATCACCGCGTACCGGGAGGGCGGCGCGAGCGCGTTCGACGACCCCGTGCTCGGCGGCATCGCCGACGCGCACGGCAAGACGCGCGCGCAGGTCATGCTGCGCTGGCACCTGCAGCAGGGTCGCTCGGCGATCCCCAAGTCGGTGCGCCAGGAGCGCATCCGGGAGAACTTCGACGTCTTCGAATTCGTGCTCGCAGGCGAGGAGCTCGCGGCGATCGACGCGCTCGACACGGGCGAGCGTCGCGGACCCGCGCCCGAGGTCATCACACTCGAGACGTTCGGGCGCGAGATCCCCGAGGCCTGA
- a CDS encoding PQQ-dependent sugar dehydrogenase has product MEPMRGAAARGIRFALTVLVAGSVAGALIGCSAAAPPEPAAPTATDGGPAPAPAPAVGEPVDLATGLAAPWSVAFLADGTPLVSERDTGRILELSETGEAREVGVIAGIRTDSEAGLLGLAVDEGDRLYVYSTGAAGNRIQRFVLRGDPGGLALGSPETILDGIPAASFHDGGRLAFGPDGMLYATTGDAGDRPASQDLGSLAGKILRMTPGGDVPADNPFDGSLVYSYGHRNVQGIAWADEGTMFASEFGQDTWDELNVIEPGGNYGWPDVEGTGGGDGFIDPVQQWNPDEASPSGMARVGDTLYLANLRGQVLRAVPVADPTQHEDLFAGEYGRLRDAVAAPDGSLWVLTNNTDGRGSPRDGDDRVLRIEVDG; this is encoded by the coding sequence ATGGAACCGATGAGAGGTGCGGCTGCGCGAGGCATCCGCTTCGCCCTGACCGTGCTCGTCGCGGGGTCGGTGGCAGGTGCACTGATCGGATGCTCCGCAGCAGCCCCGCCCGAGCCCGCAGCGCCGACCGCGACCGACGGCGGCCCCGCTCCCGCACCGGCGCCCGCCGTCGGCGAGCCCGTCGACCTGGCGACGGGGCTCGCCGCACCGTGGTCGGTCGCGTTCCTCGCCGACGGCACGCCGCTCGTGAGCGAGCGCGACACCGGGCGCATCCTCGAGCTCTCCGAGACGGGCGAGGCGCGCGAGGTCGGCGTGATCGCGGGCATCCGAACCGACTCGGAGGCGGGCCTGCTGGGTCTGGCCGTCGACGAGGGCGACCGCCTCTACGTGTACTCGACCGGGGCGGCCGGCAACCGCATCCAGCGGTTCGTGCTGCGCGGCGACCCCGGTGGGCTGGCGCTCGGGTCGCCCGAGACGATCCTCGACGGCATCCCGGCGGCGAGCTTCCACGACGGCGGCCGCCTCGCGTTCGGGCCCGATGGCATGCTCTATGCCACCACAGGTGACGCGGGCGACCGGCCGGCGTCGCAGGACCTCGGGTCGCTGGCGGGAAAGATCCTCCGGATGACCCCCGGCGGTGACGTGCCGGCCGACAATCCGTTCGACGGGTCGCTCGTCTACAGCTACGGGCACCGCAACGTGCAGGGCATCGCGTGGGCCGACGAGGGCACGATGTTCGCGTCGGAGTTCGGGCAGGACACGTGGGACGAGCTGAACGTGATCGAGCCCGGCGGCAACTACGGCTGGCCCGACGTCGAGGGAACGGGTGGCGGCGACGGGTTCATCGATCCGGTGCAGCAGTGGAACCCCGACGAGGCGAGCCCGAGCGGCATGGCGCGCGTCGGCGACACGCTCTACCTCGCGAACCTCCGCGGGCAGGTGCTGCGCGCCGTGCCGGTCGCCGACCCGACGCAGCACGAGGACCTGTTCGCGGGCGAGTACGGGCGACTCCGCGACGCGGTCGCCGCGCCCGACGGTTCGCTCTGGGTGCTGACCAACAACACCGACGGCCGCGGCTCGCCCCGCGACGGCGACGACCGCGTCCTGCGGATCGAGGTCGACGGCTGA
- a CDS encoding DUF4190 domain-containing protein has product MTTPSPTPAPANESWNVWAIVAFVTVWFTGILGLVFGYVGLSQIKRTGERGRGLALAAVILGWIGVAIGLLILVIVLVSGGLIIANS; this is encoded by the coding sequence ATGACCACTCCATCTCCGACCCCCGCTCCGGCCAACGAGAGCTGGAACGTCTGGGCGATCGTCGCGTTCGTGACAGTCTGGTTCACGGGCATCCTCGGCCTCGTGTTCGGCTACGTGGGCCTCTCGCAGATCAAGCGCACCGGCGAGCGCGGCCGCGGCCTCGCGCTGGCCGCCGTCATCCTCGGCTGGATCGGCGTCGCGATCGGCCTGCTGATCCTCGTGATCGTGCTCGTCAGCGGCGGCCTCATCATCGCGAACTCCTGA
- a CDS encoding TetR/AcrR family transcriptional regulator, with protein MSTVPGPRRRASEETTAAIERAAIDLVTEHGYDRVTVDMICEAAGISQRTFFNHFKTKDAALLGSDAPMIDERAAREFIVSDGPLLAEATRLVRFGPDQLPADPALIIRRLTAISQHPMLIARQMERLTQVEDELRQILELRLRQDAIREGAGEDELAAVPEQAELVTHLLAGLMRYVGLRWARAAERGEPVADPSSLADELAAVIRKLG; from the coding sequence ATGTCGACCGTGCCCGGTCCGCGCCGACGCGCGAGCGAGGAGACGACGGCCGCGATCGAGCGCGCCGCGATCGACCTCGTGACCGAGCACGGCTACGACCGGGTCACGGTCGACATGATCTGCGAGGCGGCCGGCATCAGCCAGCGCACGTTCTTCAACCACTTCAAGACGAAGGATGCGGCCCTGCTGGGCAGTGACGCACCGATGATCGACGAGCGCGCGGCACGCGAGTTCATCGTCTCCGACGGGCCGCTGCTCGCCGAGGCGACCCGGCTCGTGCGCTTCGGCCCCGACCAGCTGCCGGCGGACCCCGCGCTCATCATCCGGCGCCTGACCGCGATCTCGCAGCATCCGATGCTCATCGCCCGGCAGATGGAACGCCTGACCCAGGTCGAGGACGAGCTCCGCCAGATCCTCGAGCTGCGCCTCCGCCAGGACGCGATCCGCGAGGGCGCCGGCGAGGACGAGCTCGCGGCGGTGCCCGAGCAGGCGGAGCTCGTGACCCACCTGCTCGCGGGACTCATGCGCTACGTCGGCCTCCGCTGGGCGCGCGCCGCCGAGCGGGGCGAGCCCGTCGCGGACCCGTCGTCGCTCGCCGACGAGCTCGCGGCGGTCATCCGCAAGCTCGGCTGA
- a CDS encoding ABC transporter permease → MRTADVITSATRNAFRSKLRTTLTVLSLFVGAFTLTLTTALGAGVNDYVEKQVATISTGDVVLVTPAASTDTTEGPNAYDPDGRQQSAQANPLGAGTLLNDDDLDAIAEMDGVERVEPVRQVSVDWVAPAGGSDDDRYELDVNPTSSIGRSDLAAGVQLDQSSADAQVVLPEEYVEALGYGDAEGAIGETVELGYTDASRQAQVVEAEVVGVANASLFAAGAGANQALTDTIADAQAIPGQPDAYVIAVATIAGTGDEGAVTATDIDDVKAQLADADLAGQTVEDQLGVVQTVINGIIGVLSAFSVIALVAASFGIVNTLLMSVQERTREIGLMKAMGMSNGKVFSLFSLEAVVIGFLGSAIGAVAAIGLGTAISSALSGSLLADLPGLTILLFQPANVIAVIVVIMLVAFLSGVLPARRAARQDPIESLRYE, encoded by the coding sequence ATGAGGACCGCGGATGTCATCACCAGCGCCACGCGCAACGCGTTCCGCAGCAAGCTGCGGACCACCCTGACCGTGCTGAGCCTCTTCGTCGGCGCATTCACCCTGACCCTCACGACCGCCCTCGGCGCGGGCGTGAACGACTACGTCGAGAAGCAGGTCGCGACGATCAGCACCGGCGACGTCGTGCTCGTCACCCCCGCCGCGTCGACCGACACGACCGAGGGCCCGAACGCCTACGACCCCGACGGGCGCCAGCAGTCGGCGCAGGCGAACCCGCTGGGTGCGGGCACGCTGCTGAACGACGACGACCTCGACGCGATCGCCGAGATGGACGGCGTCGAGCGGGTCGAACCCGTGCGGCAGGTGAGCGTCGACTGGGTCGCGCCCGCGGGCGGATCGGACGACGACCGGTACGAACTCGACGTGAACCCGACGTCGTCGATCGGCCGCAGCGACCTCGCTGCGGGCGTGCAGCTCGACCAGTCGTCCGCCGACGCGCAGGTGGTGCTCCCCGAGGAGTACGTCGAGGCGCTCGGCTACGGCGACGCCGAGGGCGCGATCGGCGAGACCGTCGAGCTCGGGTACACGGATGCCTCGCGCCAGGCGCAGGTCGTCGAGGCCGAGGTCGTCGGCGTCGCCAACGCGAGCCTCTTCGCCGCCGGCGCCGGCGCGAACCAGGCGCTCACCGACACGATCGCCGACGCGCAGGCGATTCCCGGCCAGCCGGATGCCTACGTGATCGCGGTCGCGACCATCGCGGGCACCGGCGACGAGGGGGCCGTCACCGCAACCGACATCGACGACGTCAAGGCGCAGCTCGCGGACGCCGACCTCGCCGGCCAGACGGTCGAGGACCAGCTCGGCGTCGTGCAGACCGTGATCAACGGCATCATCGGGGTGCTCAGCGCGTTCAGCGTGATCGCGCTGGTCGCGGCATCCTTCGGCATCGTGAACACCCTGCTGATGAGCGTGCAGGAGCGCACCCGCGAGATCGGCCTCATGAAGGCCATGGGCATGTCGAACGGCAAGGTGTTCTCGCTGTTCAGCCTCGAGGCGGTCGTGATCGGCTTCCTCGGCTCGGCCATCGGCGCCGTCGCGGCGATCGGACTCGGCACGGCCATCTCGTCGGCCCTCTCGGGCAGCCTCCTCGCCGACCTCCCGGGCCTCACGATCCTGCTGTTCCAGCCGGCGAACGTGATCGCGGTGATCGTCGTGATCATGCTGGTCGCGTTCCTCTCGGGGGTGCTCCCGGCCCGCCGTGCCGCCCGCCAGGATCCGATCGAGTCGCTACGGTACGAGTAG
- a CDS encoding FadR/GntR family transcriptional regulator — protein sequence MSAFERVLDDTGRRIVDGRMPAGSVLTVDALVARHGVSRSIVREAVRVLVSLDLVEARQRVGLRVLPEEAWNVLHPRVIHWRLAGDGAARATQLAELVALRLAVEPAAAEAAALHAADPEASALLELAERLARADGPAFLDADQAFHRELLRLSGNRMLQRLGAVIDEALEDRARHVDRPDPHDVALHATAARAIADGRGANAAAALREIVERTDPPIA from the coding sequence ATGAGCGCGTTCGAGCGGGTGCTCGACGACACCGGCCGCCGCATCGTCGACGGGCGGATGCCCGCGGGCAGCGTGCTCACCGTGGACGCACTCGTCGCCCGGCACGGCGTCTCGCGCAGCATCGTGCGCGAGGCCGTACGGGTGCTGGTGTCGCTCGATCTGGTGGAGGCGCGGCAGCGCGTCGGGCTGCGCGTGCTGCCCGAGGAGGCGTGGAACGTACTGCACCCGCGCGTGATCCACTGGCGACTCGCCGGCGACGGGGCCGCACGCGCCACGCAGCTCGCGGAGCTCGTCGCGCTGCGGCTCGCGGTGGAGCCGGCGGCGGCCGAGGCGGCGGCGCTACACGCGGCCGACCCCGAGGCATCCGCTCTGCTCGAACTGGCCGAGCGGCTCGCCCGCGCCGACGGACCGGCCTTCCTCGACGCCGACCAGGCGTTCCACCGCGAGCTGCTGCGCCTGTCGGGCAACCGCATGCTGCAGCGCCTCGGGGCGGTGATCGACGAGGCGCTCGAGGACCGCGCGCGGCACGTCGACCGGCCCGACCCGCACGATGTCGCACTGCACGCGACAGCGGCACGGGCGATCGCCGACGGGCGTGGTGCCAACGCGGCCGCGGCACTGCGGGAGATCGTCGAGCGGACGGACCCGCCGATCGCCTGA
- a CDS encoding SDR family oxidoreductase, whose amino-acid sequence MNTAKVLWVTGGGSGMGRATAERAAASGWSVAVGGRRTAQLEEVAAAIESAGGTALVVRLDVTDASGVAAARDAVLDRFGRLDALVLSAGLNMRRRAWADQSLAEFEAVVATNLTGVASVIDAALPSLRASRGRIVCISSIAGWQHAPAAGVAYSASKTAVGSLCRSLNSEEADRGVQACHLCPGDVATDFLDQRPVVPDADARTRMLAPDDIARAAMFVLDSPRTCASTNS is encoded by the coding sequence ATGAACACGGCGAAGGTGCTCTGGGTCACGGGCGGGGGCAGCGGCATGGGCCGCGCCACGGCGGAACGCGCGGCGGCGAGCGGGTGGTCGGTCGCGGTCGGCGGCCGGAGAACCGCCCAGCTCGAGGAGGTCGCGGCGGCGATCGAATCCGCGGGTGGAACAGCGCTCGTCGTGCGACTCGACGTGACGGATGCCTCCGGCGTCGCCGCCGCGCGCGACGCGGTGCTCGACCGGTTCGGCCGCCTCGACGCGCTCGTGCTCTCGGCCGGGCTGAACATGCGTCGACGCGCCTGGGCCGACCAGTCGCTGGCGGAGTTCGAGGCGGTCGTGGCGACGAACCTCACCGGCGTGGCATCCGTCATCGATGCCGCCCTGCCGTCATTGCGCGCGAGCCGTGGGCGCATCGTGTGCATCTCGTCGATCGCCGGCTGGCAGCACGCCCCCGCCGCGGGCGTCGCGTACAGCGCCAGCAAGACCGCCGTCGGCTCGCTCTGCCGCTCGCTGAACTCGGAGGAGGCCGACCGCGGCGTGCAGGCCTGCCACCTCTGCCCGGGCGACGTGGCCACCGACTTCCTCGACCAGCGCCCGGTCGTGCCCGACGCCGACGCCCGCACCCGCATGCTCGCGCCCGACGACATCGCCCGCGCGGCGATGTTCGTGCTCGACTCCCCGCGCACGTGCGCATCGACGAACTCGTGA
- a CDS encoding SDR family oxidoreductase, with translation MERDRERLRARHDPDRDERLRRPRGEARERTLDQLSIRRWGEPDDIARLLVFLASDEAAYITGTLVDTSGGKFATQSPGRAYDAAAGDTTAPPARRKD, from the coding sequence GTGGAACGTGACCGTGAACGCCTACGCGCCCGGCATGATCCCGACCGCGATGAACGGCTTCGCCGCCCTCGAGGGGAGGCGCGCGAGCGCACGCTCGACCAGCTCTCGATCCGCCGCTGGGGCGAGCCCGACGACATCGCGCGCCTGCTCGTGTTCCTCGCCAGCGACGAGGCGGCGTACATCACGGGCACCCTCGTCGACACGAGCGGCGGCAAGTTCGCCACGCAGTCGCCCGGTCGCGCGTACGATGCGGCAGCGGGGGACACGACCGCCCCGCCCGCACGACGGAAGGACTGA